A window from Aeromonas rivipollensis encodes these proteins:
- a CDS encoding MoxR family ATPase, whose amino-acid sequence MGFAGSDRYLASKSLSMAVNAAIVLEKPLLIKGEPGTGKTVLAEAVAESFGADLISWHIKSTTKAQQGLYEYDAVARLRDSQLGDPRVGEIHHYIRRGKLWQAFCAEQRPVLLIDEIDKADIEFPNDLLLELDRMEFEVYETGERVKARQRPVVIITSNNEKELPDAFLRRCFFHYIRFPDKAEMQAIVQLHYPDLKESLLAEAMDLFFELRAVEGLRKKPSTSELLDWIRLLLADDIAPEALRSRELGKLVPALYGALLKTEQDLHLFEKLAFLARRGG is encoded by the coding sequence ATGGGATTTGCAGGAAGCGATCGCTATCTCGCATCAAAGTCACTGAGTATGGCCGTCAATGCCGCCATAGTGTTGGAGAAGCCGCTGCTGATCAAAGGTGAGCCGGGCACCGGCAAGACGGTGCTGGCTGAGGCGGTCGCCGAGTCGTTCGGTGCCGACCTCATCAGCTGGCACATCAAGTCCACCACCAAGGCCCAGCAGGGGCTCTATGAATATGATGCGGTGGCCCGGCTGCGTGACTCCCAGCTCGGGGATCCCCGGGTGGGTGAGATCCACCACTACATTCGTCGGGGCAAGCTGTGGCAGGCGTTTTGCGCCGAGCAGCGCCCTGTGCTGCTCATCGACGAGATCGACAAGGCGGACATCGAGTTTCCCAACGATCTGTTGCTGGAGCTGGATCGGATGGAGTTCGAGGTCTACGAGACCGGCGAGCGGGTCAAGGCGCGCCAGCGTCCCGTCGTCATCATCACCTCCAACAATGAGAAAGAGCTGCCGGACGCCTTCCTGCGCCGCTGCTTCTTCCATTACATCCGCTTCCCCGACAAGGCCGAGATGCAGGCCATCGTCCAGCTGCATTATCCGGATCTCAAGGAGAGCCTGCTCGCTGAGGCGATGGATCTCTTCTTCGAGCTGCGGGCGGTGGAGGGGCTGCGCAAGAAACCCTCCACCTCAGAGCTCTTGGATTGGATCCGCCTGCTGCTGGCCGATGACATAGCCCCCGAGGCGCTGCGCAGCCGGGAGCTGGGCAAGCTGGTGCCCGCCCTCTATGGCGCCCTGCTCAAGACGGAGCAGGACTTGCACCTGTTCGAGAAGCTGGCCTTCCTGGCGCGGCGCGGCGGCTGA
- a CDS encoding beta-ketoacyl-ACP synthase III, with amino-acid sequence MTSIVISGSGLYTPPFAVSNEELVAAFNQYVDLYNEENASAIDAGQLPAKQHSSCEFIEKASGIKSRHLVSREGVLDPDIMQPLLAERPDDQPSIMVEMAVAAAEQALIAAGREPGEIDLVIVAASNMPRPYPALAIELQHYLGASGMAFDMNVACSSATFGIKTAADLLAAGTARLALVVNPEICSGHLNFRDRDSHFIFGDACTAVLLEREDDCQVANPWQLVASKLVTQYSNNIRNNFGFLNRFSPRTRYGDDKLFRQQGRKVFKEVLPLVCDQISTQLDEQGWAADSLSRLWLHQANLTMNQFIGRKLLGHDASQQEAPVILDSYGNTSSAGSVIAFHLFNQDLPSGARGVLCSFGAGYSIGSLLLQRL; translated from the coding sequence ATGACCTCTATCGTAATCAGTGGCTCAGGCCTCTATACCCCGCCCTTTGCCGTCAGCAACGAAGAGCTGGTGGCGGCCTTCAACCAGTATGTGGATCTCTACAACGAGGAGAACGCCTCCGCCATCGACGCCGGCCAGCTCCCTGCCAAGCAGCATTCGAGCTGCGAGTTCATCGAGAAGGCCTCGGGCATCAAGAGCCGCCATCTGGTGAGCAGAGAGGGGGTGCTGGATCCGGACATCATGCAGCCCCTGCTGGCGGAGCGCCCCGATGACCAGCCCTCCATCATGGTGGAGATGGCGGTGGCCGCCGCCGAGCAGGCGCTGATCGCCGCCGGTCGCGAGCCCGGCGAGATCGATCTCGTCATAGTGGCGGCCTCCAACATGCCGCGCCCCTATCCGGCGCTGGCCATCGAGCTGCAGCACTATCTGGGGGCCAGTGGCATGGCCTTTGACATGAACGTGGCTTGCTCTTCCGCCACCTTCGGCATCAAGACGGCGGCGGATCTGCTGGCGGCCGGCACCGCCAGACTGGCCCTGGTGGTGAACCCGGAGATCTGCTCGGGCCACCTCAACTTCCGCGACCGGGACAGCCACTTCATCTTCGGCGACGCCTGCACCGCCGTGCTGCTGGAGCGGGAAGACGATTGCCAGGTGGCCAACCCCTGGCAACTGGTGGCGAGCAAGCTGGTGACCCAGTACTCCAACAACATCCGCAACAACTTTGGCTTCCTGAACCGCTTCAGCCCGCGCACCCGCTATGGGGATGACAAGCTGTTCCGCCAGCAGGGGCGCAAGGTGTTCAAGGAGGTGCTGCCCCTGGTGTGTGACCAGATAAGCACTCAGCTCGATGAGCAGGGGTGGGCGGCAGACTCTTTAAGCCGGCTCTGGCTCCATCAGGCCAACCTCACCATGAACCAGTTCATCGGCCGCAAGCTGCTGGGCCACGACGCCAGCCAGCAGGAGGCGCCGGTGATCCTGGACAGCTATGGCAATACCAGCTCGGCGGGCTCCGTCATCGCCTTCCACCTGTTCAACCAGGACTTGCCGAGCGGGGCCCGCGGTGTGCTCTGCTCCTTCGGCGCCGGTTACTCCATCGGCAGCCTGTTGTTGCAGCGCCTCTGA
- a CDS encoding vWA domain-containing protein: MLIDFFTHLRRHRLPCSLRELLDLHGALAAGLASVDMDDFYRLSRCLLVKDEAHLDRFDRAFAEYYEGLEAIPLLPETLPDDWLRQEFERLLSSEEKALLSSLGGLDKLLATLNQRLREQKARHAGGNKWVGTGGSSPFGHGGFHPEGIRMGGEGQHGKATKVWEARHYRNFSDDSPLGQRAIQLALRKLRRWVRKGNPSELDLDDTISSTARQGWLDVKLRPERHNGVKLLVFFDVGGSMDAHVAEVQRLFSALRHEFKHLVFFYFHNCLYDVVWQDNRRRTQERVDTLSLLRTYGSDYRVILVGDAKMGPYEITWPGGSVEQWNEEPGQVWLARLQHHFPKLVWINPVPRQEWLWHPSIKLMNDVIGGRMHPLTLAGLAGAIDQL, encoded by the coding sequence ATGCTGATCGACTTCTTCACCCATCTGCGCCGCCACCGGCTGCCCTGCAGCCTGCGCGAGTTGCTGGATCTCCATGGTGCCCTGGCTGCCGGACTCGCCAGCGTGGACATGGACGACTTCTACCGCTTGTCCCGCTGCCTGCTGGTGAAGGACGAGGCCCACCTCGATCGCTTCGATCGCGCCTTCGCCGAGTATTACGAGGGGCTGGAGGCCATCCCCCTGCTGCCGGAGACGCTGCCGGATGACTGGCTGCGCCAGGAGTTCGAGCGGCTATTGAGCTCTGAGGAGAAAGCCTTGCTCAGCTCCCTCGGCGGGCTCGACAAGCTGCTGGCCACCCTCAACCAGCGCCTGCGCGAACAAAAGGCGCGCCACGCCGGCGGCAACAAGTGGGTGGGCACCGGGGGCAGCAGCCCGTTCGGCCATGGCGGCTTTCACCCCGAGGGGATCCGCATGGGAGGGGAGGGGCAGCATGGCAAGGCAACCAAGGTGTGGGAGGCGCGCCACTACCGCAACTTCAGCGACGACTCGCCGCTCGGCCAGCGGGCCATCCAGCTGGCCCTGCGCAAGCTCAGGCGCTGGGTGCGCAAGGGCAATCCCTCGGAGCTGGATCTCGACGACACCATCAGCAGCACGGCCCGTCAGGGCTGGCTCGATGTGAAACTGCGCCCCGAGCGCCACAACGGGGTCAAGCTCTTGGTGTTCTTCGATGTGGGGGGATCCATGGATGCCCACGTGGCCGAGGTGCAGCGCCTCTTCAGTGCCCTGCGCCACGAGTTCAAGCACCTGGTGTTCTTCTATTTTCACAACTGCCTCTATGACGTCGTCTGGCAGGACAACCGCCGCCGCACCCAGGAGCGCGTCGATACCCTGAGCTTGCTGCGCACCTACGGCAGCGACTATCGGGTGATCCTGGTGGGAGACGCCAAGATGGGCCCCTACGAGATCACCTGGCCCGGCGGCAGCGTGGAGCAGTGGAACGAGGAGCCCGGCCAGGTGTGGCTGGCGCGACTGCAGCACCACTTCCCCAAGCTGGTGTGGATCAACCCGGTCCCCAGGCAGGAGTGGCTCTGGCACCCCTCCATCAAGTTGATGAATGACGTGATTGGCGGGCGCATGCACCCGCTGACCCTGGCTGGTCTCGCCGGAGCGATCGATCAGCTATGA